Part of the Streptomyces sp. WMMC500 genome is shown below.
CCGGGCTCGCGGGCGGGACGGCGCTGGCGGCGGTCGGGGTCAGCTCGTACGGCTCGGCGCGGATCCGCGTCGTCGCCGGGAAGCTCGTCACGGACGACGCCCGGATCCCGCTCTCGGCGCTCGGTGAGGCGCAGGCGCTGGACGCGGAGGAGGCGCGGGCCTGGCGTACGCACAAGGCGGACACGCGCGCGTACATGCTGCTGCGGGGGTACATCCCGACGGCGGTGCGGGTGGAGGTCACGGATCCGGAGGATCCGACGCCGTATCTCTACCTGTCGACGAGGCAGCCGGAGCGGCTGGTGGCGGCGCTGCGGTCCGCCGCGGGCTGAAGCCTGAAGTTCGTCCGGCGGGGGCGTGTGAGGCCGCCGGGCCGTCTCAGCGCCCGGCCGGCGGCAGCGCGGGCGGGTCGCCCTTCGGGAGCGCACCTCCCCCGGCGCCCGGAAGGCCCGCGGGGCCGTCGGGCGCCGCAAGCTCCCCGCCGCCCGGCGGGAGCGGCTCCCACGGGACCTGGCGCACGCGCAGGTCGTCGCGGATGCGCTCGGCGAGCTTGCGGGTGTCCCTGCGGTTCATCAGCGCACCGGCGGCCGCGCCCATGAGGAACGGGGCGAGGCTCGGCAGGTTCCGCACGGTGCGCCTGAGTACCTGCTGCCGCAGGCGGCGGCGCATGGGGCCGCCGAGTACGACGTCGAAGCTGACAAGCTTGGCGGTGTCGATGCCGCGCTCGTCCGTCCAGGCGCCGAGGTACGCCATGGCCCGCTGCCGCGCCGGGCCCGGTGCCCGCACCCCGTACACCTCGTGCAGCTCGGCGATCAGCTTCAGCTCTATCGAGGCCACCCCCACGATCTCGGCGGTGAGCTCGGCGGGCATGGCGGGCGGCGCGGGCATCATCGCCGCCGCTCCGATGCCCGCACCGACCGTGGCGCTCCCCTTCACGGCTCCGGCGATGAGCCGGTCGGCGATCTCCTCCGGGCCGAGCCCGGGGAACTGCCGGCGCAGAGTCGCCTGGTCGCGGACCGGGACGCGCGGCGCGGTGTGCACGATGGCGTCCGCCATCCGCTCGAGCACCGCCCGGACGCGCCGGTCGGGGCGCGTCCGCCGCAGGATCCCGGTCTTCGGCCCGGCGGGACCGGAGCCGTCCGTGGGGGCCACGGCCGGTCTCAGGCCGCGCAGTCGCGGCAGATCGGCTGGCCGTTCTTCTCGGCGGCCAACTGGCTGCGGTGGTGCACCAGGAAGCAGCTCATGCAGGTGAACTCGTCCTCCTGGCGGGGCAGCACCCGCACGGACAGCTCCTCGTTGGAGAGGTCCGCACCGGGCAGCTCCAGCCCTTCGTTCTGCTCGAACTCGTCGACGTCGACGGCGGCGGCCGACTTGTCGCTGCGCCGCGCCTTCAGCTCCTCGATGCTGTCCTCGTTGACGTCGTCGTCTGTCTTGCGTGGGGTGTCGTAGTCCGTTGCCATTCTCGCTCTCCCCCTCCGGGTGGTCAGTGAGTCTCCAGCGCACGTAACGCATGAGAGGCCGGACTTGTGCCCGACCCGAAGCGGAGATTTTGCCTCACATCAAGGTCTGTTACTGAATCGACACCCGGCCGCACCCCGCAGGGGTGATCGCGGCCGGATGGCGAAAGGGACCATACGCGGTCCCCGGCTCTTCTCGTGCACGCCACCCCGTGTACTTCCCGTGACCGCATCCTGGGGAAACGCGGATCTTACGGGCTTTTCCCGGAATGCGGCGATGACACAGCGCACAGGGCCGGGATGGGCGGAATGTGACGTATCACACAGTCTGCATGGGCAGGGCGACGCGAATCACCAGCCCACCGCCCTCGCGCGGCTGTGCGGTCACCGTCCCGCCGTGCGCCCGAATGACGGATCTCACAATGGACAGCCCCAGTCCTACCCCCTTGTCACTGCCCGTACGCGCCGTCTTCAGCCGCCGGAACGGCTCGAAAAGGTTGTCCACCTCGTACGCGGGGACGACCGGTCCGGTGTTGGAGACCGTCAGCACGGCGACGCCGGGCTGCGCCTCCGTCGCCACCTCGACCCACCCGCCCTCGGGGACGTTGTACCGCACGGCGTTCTGCACCAGGTTCAGGCCCACCCGCTCCAGGAGTACCCCGTTGCCCTGGACGTACGCGGGCTTGCGCACCCCGCGCAGCACGACCCCCTTGCTCTGGGCCTCGCCGCGGATCTGCTCCATCGCCTGGGAGGCCACCTCGGCGAGGTCCACCGGCTTCCTGTCGACGATCTCGTTCTCGCTGCGGGCGAGCAGCAGCAGGCCCTCCACCAGCAGCTCGCTGCGCTCGTTCGTGGCCAGCAGGGTCTTGCCGAGCTGCTGCAGCTCCGGCGAGGCCGCCGGGTCGGAGAGCTGCACCTCCAGCAGGGTGCGGTTGATCGCAAGCGGGGTGCGCAGCTCGTGCGAGGCGTTGGCGACGAAGCGCTGCTGGGAGTTGAACGCCCGGTCGAGGCGGTCGAGCATGTCGTCGAAGGTGTCGGCCAGCTCCTTCAGCTCGTCGTCGGGCCCGTCCAGCTCGATGCGCTTGTGCAGGTCGGAACCGGCCACGCTGCGGGCGGTGCGGGTGATGCGGCCGAGCGGCGAGAGCACCCGGCCGGCGACGACGTAGCCGAAGGCGAAGGCGAGGACCGTCATGCCCAGCAGCGCGAGCAGCGACTTGCGCAGCAGGGAGTCCAGGGCGAGTTCGCGCCGCCGCTCGATGCAGGACTCGAGGATGCCGTTGAACTCGCTGTAGGTGTTCGCGTCCGAGACCTCGGGACACGGCGCGCTGCCCACCCGCACCGTGCCGCTGCTCTCCAGCAGCTTGATCGGGGTGGCGAAGCTGTCCAGGGCGGTGGCGGCCAGCAGATAGATGATGGCCAGCAGCACCATGCCGGCCATCAGGAACATGCCGCCGTAGATCAGCGTGAGCCGTATCCGGATCGTCGGGCGTAGCCAGTACGGCGCCGCGGCCTCCCGGGGGTCCCAGGTGGGCTTGGGCGGGGTACCGGCGGGCAGCGCGTCCGACGCGGAGCGTCTGTTGTCGTCCATGGGGCCATCCGTCGGGTGCGTGGGGGTGCGGCGGGTGCGTCAGATGCGATAGCCGGAGCCGGGCACGGTGATGATCACAGGGGGTTCGCCCAGCTTGCGGCGCAGCGTCATGACGGTGACGCGGACGACGTTGGTGAAGGGGTCGGTGTTCTCGTCCCACGCCTTCTCCAGCAACTGCTCCGCGGAGACCACGGCGCCCTCGCCCCGCATCAGCACCTCCAGCACCGCGAACTCCTTCGGCGCGAGCTGCACCAGCCGCCCGTCCCGGTAGACCTCCCGGCGGCCGGGGTCGAGCTTGATCCCGGACCGCTCCAGCACCGGGGGCAGCGCCTGCGTGCTCCGCCGGCCGAGGGCACGCACCCGCGCCGTGAGTTCGCTGAAGGCGAACGGCTTGGGGAGGTAGTCGTCCGCACCCAGCTCCAGCCCCTCGACGCGGTCGCGGACGTCGCCCGCGGCGGTCAGCATCAGCACGCGGGTGGGCAGCCCGAGCTCCACGACCTTGCTGCACACGTCGTCGCCGTGGACCAGCGGCAGGTCGCGGTCGAGCACCACGACGTCGTAGTCGTTGAGCTCGATGCGGTCGATGGCCGCCGCGCCGTCGTAGACGACGTCCACGGCCATCGCCTCCCGGCGCAGCCCGGTGGCCACCGCGTCGGCGAGCAGTTGCTCGTCCTCGACGACGAGTACGCGCACGGCGGGGTCCTCTCTCTCCTCGTGCGTGGGGGCACCGATCGGTGCTGAAGAACAGCTCCATCCTGCCTGCAATGGGCGTAAACCGGTGGTAAGCAGCCGGGCACCCAAAGATTCTGCGGATCCGATGTTTCCAGCCACGGCACTGCGGGGAGGACGATTCCACACCCGCCGATCACGTTTCCAGCCTCCCTTCCCGGCATGGCACACAGGCTGTAGCCGGAGGAACGGTCTCCGTGATCTGAACCGTCGGCACACCCCTTAGTGCCTCGACCCGACGACGAGGGGGCGCACACAATGGACGCTTTCACCGCTGGCATTCTGCAGCGCATCAGGAAGGCCGAGAACGAGCGGGACCGCGCCCGCGAGGAAGGCGACGACTTCGGTGTCGAGGTCGAGCAGGAGGAGCTGGACGACCTGCGCCGGCTCGCCGCCGACCACGGCGTCGAGGTCGGCGCACGCTCCGGAGTCTGACCCGCCCGGCGACCACACCGCCCCGGTACCGCGACGGTACCGGGGCGCCGCACTGTCCGGAGGTGTCCGAAAGACGTCGGAGAAGTGGCGCGGAGGTTGCGGGGTACGGGCGGGAAGGCGGGCTGCGGGAAGCGGCGGCGGCACGGCGGGCGCCTACGGGCCGGACGCGCGGGCAGCCGGCAGGCGGGCCGTACGGCCGGCGGGAGGGGCCGTACGGCGGCCGGGGACGGGGTACGGCGGGGGCGGGGCCCGTCAGTCGTGCCAGGCGCCCAGCTCGTCCAGCAGCTTCTGCAGCGGCTCGAAGAGCCCCGGCACCGCGGCGACGGTCAGGTCCCCGTCGGGCCTCCGGCCCGGCCGGGAGCCGGTCAGCGCGCCGGCCTCGCGGGCGATGAGGTCGCCGGCGGCCAGGTCCCACGGGTTGAGGCCGCGCTCGTAGTAGCCGTCGAGCCGGCCGCAGGCCACGTCGCACAGGTCGATCGCCGCCGAGCCGCCGCGGCGGATGTCGCGTACCCGCGGGATGAGCCGCCTCGCCACCTCGGCCTGGTGCGCGCGCACGTTATGGACGTAGTTGAAGCCGGTGGAGACCAGCGCCTGGTCCATCGGCGGGGTGGGCCGGCAGCGCGCGGACACGCCGTTGACGAAGGCGCCGCCGCCGCGTACGGCGTGGTACGTCTCGCCGCGCACCGGCGCCGCCACGACGCCGACGACGGTCTCGCCCGCGTACTCGGCGGCGATGCTGACGGACCAGTCCGGGCGGCCGTAGAGGTAGTTCACGGTGCCGTCGATCGGGTCGACGACCCAGCGCACGCCGCTGGTGCCGGGCCTGCTCGCACCCTCCTCGCCCAGGATCCCGTCGGCGGGCCGGCGCTCGGCGAGGAAGCCGGTGATCAGCTTCTCGGCGGCGAAGTCCATCTCCGTGACGACGTCGATGGCGCTGGACTTCGTCGCGGCCACGCCGAGGTCGGCGGGGCGCCGGTCGCGCAGCAGCTCGCCCGCGCGGCGCGCGGCCTCCAGCGCCAGGGCGAGCAGTTCGTCCCGCGGCGCGGCGGAGGGCTCGGGGCGGGGCTCTTCGGTCACGGTGGTCTGCTCCTCGGGCCGGGGTGGGACGGGCGGGCGGCGGTTCAGTCGGCGCCCGCGGCCGCGGGCCGGGGCGTACGGGCCGGGCAGCAGCCCGCCGGGCAGACGTCGTGGCTCGGCCCCAGCCTGCCCATCGCGACCCGCTCGACCTGCTCCCCGCGCTCGGTCGCGGCCCGCTCCAAAACCAGCTTCCGCAGCGTCGAGACGAACCCCGGCTCCGCCCCGACGGTCGCCGACCGCACCGCCGGCAGGCCCAGCTCCGCCGCCTTCGCCGCCGCCTCGGTGTCGAGGTCGTACAGGACCTCCATGTGGTCCGAGACGAAGCCGATCGGCACCATCACCACGGCGGGCGCGCCGGCGGCGTGCAGCTCCTCCAGGTGGTCGCAGACGTCCGGCTCCAGCCAGGGGATGTGCGGCGCACCGCTGCGCGACTGGTAGACGAGCCGCCAGGGCCGCTCCACGCCCGTGAGCGCCCGCACGGCGTCGGCGACCAGCGCGGCGACGTCCAGGTGCTGCGCCACGTACGCGCCGCCGTCGCCGTGGTCCTCGGGGGGACCCGAGGTGTCGGCCGCTGCGGTGGGGATGGAGTGCGTGGTGAACGCCAGGTGGGCGCCGTCGCGTACGTCCTCGGGCAGCCGCTCCAGCGCGGCCTGCACGCCGGCGACCATGTCGCGGACGAAGCCGGGGGCGTTGAAGTAGTGCCGCAGCTTGTCGACGCGCGGCGGCTGAAGGCCCTCCGCGGCGAGCGCGGCGAGCGACTCGGCCAGGTTCTCGCGGTACTGCCGGCAGCCCGAGTAGGAGGCGTACGCGCTGGTGACCAGCGCCAGCACCCGCCGGTGCCCGGCCTGCGTCATCTCGCGCAGGGTGTCGGTGAGGTAGGGGGCCCAGTTGCGGTTCCCCCAGTAGACCGGGAGGTCGAGGCCGGCGTCCGCGAAGTCCTTGCGCAGGGCCTGGAGCAGCACGCGGTTCTGGGCGTTGATCGGGCTCACGCCGCCGAAGAGGAAGTAGTGCTGTCCCACCTCCTCCAGCCGCTCGCGCGGGATGCCGCGGCCCCGGGTGACGTTCTCCAGGAACGGAACGACGTCGTCCGGGCCCTCGGGGCCGCCGAAGGACAGCAGCAGAAGGGCGTCGTACGGCTGGGGGGACGGCACGTCAGGCATGTCTTCGATCCTGCCATGCGGCGGGCCCGGGCCCGAGTCGGGCACCGGGGTCGGGCCGGTCCGTACGCGCGAGTATCATCCCTGTCCGACCGGGGGCCGAGAGCCGGGCACGAGGGCCGTACGACCGGCCCGTTCAGGGGATGGGCGGCGGATGCAGCAGGTGAGCAGCAGAAGGGCCACGGGCACCTGGCGCAACTGGGCGGGCACCGTCGCCGCGCGCCCCGCCCGCACCGTCAGCCCCGCCACCACCGCCGAGGTGGCCGACGCCGTACGGGCCGCGGCCGAGGACGGCCTGAAGGTCAAGGCCGTCGGCACGGGCCACTCCTTCACCGCCGCCGCGGCCACCGGCGGGCTCATGATCCGCCCGGAGCGGCTGGTCGGCATCCACGAGATCGACCGCGAGGCCGGCACCGTCACCGTCGCCGCGGGCACCCCGCTGCACCAGCTCAACCTCGCCCTCGCCGCCGCCGGTCTGTCGCTGACCAACATGGGCGACATCATGGCGCAGACCGTCTCCGGCGCCACCGCCACCGGCACCCACGGCACGGGCCGCTCCTCCGCCTCGCTGGCCGCCCAGATCACCGCGCTGGAGCTGGTGACGGCGGACGGCCGGGTGCGTACGTACACGGCGGCGGACACCGGCGAGGACGCGGCGGTCTTCGCCGCCGCCCGGCTCGGCGTCGGGGCGCTGGGCGTCGTCACGTCGCTGACGTTCGCGGTGGAGCCCGTCTTCCTGCTCACCGCGCGGGAGGAGCCGATGGCGCTCACCGACGTCCTCGCGGCCTTCGGTGACCTGGCGGAGGACAACGAGCACTTCGAGTTCTACTGGTTCCCGCACACCGTCCGCTGCAACACCAAGCGCAACAACCGCAGCGAGGGTCCGGCGAAGCCGCTGGGCCGGATCGGCGGGTGGATCGACGACGAACTGCTCTCCAACGGCGCCCTCCAGGCCGCCTGCGCGCTGGGGCGGGCGGTGCCCGCGGTGATCCCGGGCATCGCGGCGGTCTCCAGCCGGGCGCTGTCGGCACGTACCTACACGGACATCCCGTACAAGGTCTTCACCAGCCCGCGGCGGGTGCGGTTCGTGGAGATGGAGTACGCGCTGCCGCGGGCGGCGGCCGTGTCCGCGATCCGGGAGCTCAAGGCGATGGTCGACCGGTCGGGGCTGCGGATCAGCTTCCCGGTGGAGGTGCGCGTCGCACCCGCGGACGACATACCGCTGTCGACGGCGTCGGGGCGGGACACCGCGTACGTCGCGGTGCACCTGTACCGGGGGACGCCGCACCAGACGTACTTCACGGCGGTGGAGCGGATCATGATCGCGCACGGGGGGCGGCCGCACTGGGGGAAGCTGCACAGCAGGGACGCGGCGTACCTGGCGGGGGTGTACCCGCGGTTCGGGGAGTTCACGGCGGTACGGGACCGGCTGGACCCCGGCCGGGTGTTCGGGAACGACTACCTGCGGCGGGTGTTGGGGGACTGAGCGCGGGCCCGCGGCGGCTACCGCGTCGCCCCCGGTGCCGTGGCGCCGTCCGGCTGCGGGGGCGCCGGGGTCTCCCCCGTACCGGGCGGCTCCTGGCCGTCCTCGCCGGTGCCGGGCGGCGTCGTGGTGGGCGTGGGGGCCGGCGTCGTGCCGCCGCCTCCTCCGGCGCCGGGCGCGGGGCGGTCGCCGCCGCCGGGCTGCGGGGTGGACGTGCCGCCGGGCTCGGGGTCGCCGCCGGTGCCGTCGTCCGGGGAGCCGGTGCCGCCGTCGCGGGGCTCGCCGGAGCCGGTGCCGGGGGTGCCGCC
Proteins encoded:
- a CDS encoding ferrochelatase — encoded protein: MPDVPSPQPYDALLLLSFGGPEGPDDVVPFLENVTRGRGIPRERLEEVGQHYFLFGGVSPINAQNRVLLQALRKDFADAGLDLPVYWGNRNWAPYLTDTLREMTQAGHRRVLALVTSAYASYSGCRQYRENLAESLAALAAEGLQPPRVDKLRHYFNAPGFVRDMVAGVQAALERLPEDVRDGAHLAFTTHSIPTAAADTSGPPEDHGDGGAYVAQHLDVAALVADAVRALTGVERPWRLVYQSRSGAPHIPWLEPDVCDHLEELHAAGAPAVVMVPIGFVSDHMEVLYDLDTEAAAKAAELGLPAVRSATVGAEPGFVSTLRKLVLERAATERGEQVERVAMGRLGPSHDVCPAGCCPARTPRPAAAGAD
- a CDS encoding inositol monophosphatase family protein — its product is MTEEPRPEPSAAPRDELLALALEAARRAGELLRDRRPADLGVAATKSSAIDVVTEMDFAAEKLITGFLAERRPADGILGEEGASRPGTSGVRWVVDPIDGTVNYLYGRPDWSVSIAAEYAGETVVGVVAAPVRGETYHAVRGGGAFVNGVSARCRPTPPMDQALVSTGFNYVHNVRAHQAEVARRLIPRVRDIRRGGSAAIDLCDVACGRLDGYYERGLNPWDLAAGDLIAREAGALTGSRPGRRPDGDLTVAAVPGLFEPLQKLLDELGAWHD
- a CDS encoding D-arabinono-1,4-lactone oxidase; amino-acid sequence: MQQVSSRRATGTWRNWAGTVAARPARTVSPATTAEVADAVRAAAEDGLKVKAVGTGHSFTAAAATGGLMIRPERLVGIHEIDREAGTVTVAAGTPLHQLNLALAAAGLSLTNMGDIMAQTVSGATATGTHGTGRSSASLAAQITALELVTADGRVRTYTAADTGEDAAVFAAARLGVGALGVVTSLTFAVEPVFLLTAREEPMALTDVLAAFGDLAEDNEHFEFYWFPHTVRCNTKRNNRSEGPAKPLGRIGGWIDDELLSNGALQAACALGRAVPAVIPGIAAVSSRALSARTYTDIPYKVFTSPRRVRFVEMEYALPRAAAVSAIRELKAMVDRSGLRISFPVEVRVAPADDIPLSTASGRDTAYVAVHLYRGTPHQTYFTAVERIMIAHGGRPHWGKLHSRDAAYLAGVYPRFGEFTAVRDRLDPGRVFGNDYLRRVLGD
- a CDS encoding DUF3093 domain-containing protein: METTQSYDERLSAPRSWWGLAVGTGVCLALVLTPFGTLPLLAGLAGGTALAAVGVSSYGSARIRVVAGKLVTDDARIPLSALGEAQALDAEEARAWRTHKADTRAYMLLRGYIPTAVRVEVTDPEDPTPYLYLSTRQPERLVAALRSAAG
- a CDS encoding HAMP domain-containing sensor histidine kinase, producing the protein MDDNRRSASDALPAGTPPKPTWDPREAAAPYWLRPTIRIRLTLIYGGMFLMAGMVLLAIIYLLAATALDSFATPIKLLESSGTVRVGSAPCPEVSDANTYSEFNGILESCIERRRELALDSLLRKSLLALLGMTVLAFAFGYVVAGRVLSPLGRITRTARSVAGSDLHKRIELDGPDDELKELADTFDDMLDRLDRAFNSQQRFVANASHELRTPLAINRTLLEVQLSDPAASPELQQLGKTLLATNERSELLVEGLLLLARSENEIVDRKPVDLAEVASQAMEQIRGEAQSKGVVLRGVRKPAYVQGNGVLLERVGLNLVQNAVRYNVPEGGWVEVATEAQPGVAVLTVSNTGPVVPAYEVDNLFEPFRRLKTARTGSDKGVGLGLSIVRSVIRAHGGTVTAQPREGGGLVIRVALPMQTV
- a CDS encoding DUF4193 domain-containing protein, producing MATDYDTPRKTDDDVNEDSIEELKARRSDKSAAAVDVDEFEQNEGLELPGADLSNEELSVRVLPRQEDEFTCMSCFLVHHRSQLAAEKNGQPICRDCAA
- a CDS encoding response regulator transcription factor, yielding MRVLVVEDEQLLADAVATGLRREAMAVDVVYDGAAAIDRIELNDYDVVVLDRDLPLVHGDDVCSKVVELGLPTRVLMLTAAGDVRDRVEGLELGADDYLPKPFAFSELTARVRALGRRSTQALPPVLERSGIKLDPGRREVYRDGRLVQLAPKEFAVLEVLMRGEGAVVSAEQLLEKAWDENTDPFTNVVRVTVMTLRRKLGEPPVIITVPGSGYRI